From Bacteroidota bacterium, a single genomic window includes:
- the pckA gene encoding phosphoenolpyruvate carboxykinase (ATP) produces MSSQEGLLKQYGIDVKSYLHNAAPAVLYEQALNNDRTAALADSGALIIASGKKTGRSPKDKRIVEHQDSKDNIWWGDINIAVDEHTFMVNRERASDYLNTCPQLYILDGFAGWDPEHRIKVRIICSRAYHALFMHNMLIRPTAEELASFGEPDYVIFNAGAFPANRLTHHMTSKTSIELSFERQEMIILGTEYAGEMKKGIFTVMHYIMPKKGVLSMHCSANEGDNGDVSLFFGLSGTGKTTLSADKRRALIGDDEHCWSDKGVFNIEGGCYAKAIDLSAEKEPEIFGAIRYGTLLENVVYDEQTHAVDYTDTSLTQNTRASYPIEYIPNAKLPCVGGHPKNIIFLTYDAFGVLPPVSRLTPAQAMYHFISGYTAKVAGTEMGVNEPEATFSACFGAAFLVWHPSKYATMLAEKMQQHGANAWLINTGYTGGGYGTGHRMKLSHTRAIIDAIHDGSLANAPTSNDPVFDLAIPNACPNVPDDILVPRNTWADKAAFDEAAKKLAGLFADNFEQFKDGSSAEILEASTKLEAAIR; encoded by the coding sequence ATGTCATCTCAAGAAGGACTGTTGAAACAGTACGGAATTGATGTAAAATCCTACCTGCATAATGCAGCGCCGGCTGTATTGTATGAGCAGGCCCTGAATAATGACCGTACAGCGGCTTTAGCAGATTCAGGCGCGCTCATCATCGCTTCCGGCAAAAAGACTGGCAGAAGTCCTAAAGACAAGCGCATCGTAGAGCATCAGGATTCAAAAGACAACATCTGGTGGGGCGACATCAACATTGCAGTTGATGAACACACGTTTATGGTAAATCGTGAGCGCGCTTCAGATTACCTGAACACCTGTCCCCAATTGTATATCCTCGACGGGTTTGCCGGCTGGGATCCTGAGCATCGGATTAAGGTGCGGATCATTTGCTCGCGTGCATACCATGCCTTGTTTATGCACAACATGCTCATTCGCCCGACTGCGGAGGAGTTGGCCTCGTTTGGTGAGCCTGATTACGTAATTTTCAACGCCGGCGCCTTCCCCGCCAACCGGCTCACGCACCACATGACCTCCAAAACCAGCATTGAGCTGAGTTTTGAGCGCCAGGAAATGATCATTCTCGGCACTGAGTATGCCGGTGAAATGAAAAAAGGCATCTTCACGGTCATGCACTACATCATGCCGAAAAAAGGCGTGCTGTCTATGCACTGCTCTGCCAACGAAGGTGACAACGGCGACGTCTCGCTGTTCTTCGGCCTCTCAGGTACCGGCAAAACAACCCTGTCTGCAGATAAACGGAGGGCACTCATTGGTGATGACGAGCACTGCTGGTCCGACAAAGGCGTGTTCAATATCGAAGGCGGCTGCTACGCCAAAGCCATCGATCTATCTGCCGAAAAAGAGCCAGAGATTTTTGGCGCGATCCGCTACGGTACGCTGCTCGAAAATGTAGTTTACGACGAGCAAACACACGCCGTAGATTACACGGATACTTCCCTCACGCAAAATACGCGGGCCTCCTACCCGATCGAGTACATCCCGAATGCCAAGCTGCCTTGCGTTGGTGGTCACCCGAAAAACATTATTTTCCTTACCTATGATGCGTTTGGTGTCTTGCCACCCGTAAGCCGGCTAACGCCTGCACAGGCAATGTACCATTTCATCAGCGGGTATACAGCAAAGGTTGCCGGCACAGAGATGGGTGTCAACGAACCCGAAGCTACCTTCTCTGCATGCTTTGGCGCCGCTTTCCTCGTTTGGCATCCAAGCAAATATGCTACGATGCTCGCAGAGAAAATGCAGCAGCACGGCGCTAATGCATGGCTCATCAATACCGGATATACCGGCGGCGGATATGGCACAGGGCATCGCATGAAGCTTTCGCACACGCGGGCCATCATCGACGCCATCCACGATGGCTCACTGGCCAATGCGCCAACTAGCAACGATCCCGTGTTTGATCTGGCTATCCCGAACGCATGTCCGAATGTACCGGACGACATCCTGGTGCCGCGCAACACGTGGGCTGACAAAGCCGCGTTTGACGAGGCAGCCAAAAAACTGGCCGGCTTGTTTGCGGATAACTTTGAACAGTTCAAAGATGGAAGCAGCGCTGAAATCCTGGAAGCCAGTACCAAACTGGAAGCTGCGATCAGGTAG
- a CDS encoding ABC transporter permease, translated as MFKHNLLIAYRSFIRNKGSFLINILGLTTGLACALFIGLWVQNELEIDSYHEKKDRLYQVMQQIPMVDGVMVADWTPGPLAQALMDELPEVERAISAKMAPDVFDGIISFDESFIKARPQYADQGFFDLFSYPLLHGDKQQVLGSPYDVVISADLAEKLFGTTSRAMGQTVKWEKKIGEIIDFSRDFTVTGVFDNEPARTSTNFDLLFSFDFYLEKSPQTAEWFNDQASTYVLLKPGMNTSELDEKITSLVGARRNAKHGFFLQSYASRYLYNNYDKGAVAGGRIEYLWLFSIIAVLMLMIAGVNFMNLATAKASIRVKEIGTKKTIGATRGQLMGQFVQESMLIALLAFGCAILVVYLLLPQFNMITGKALTLDTSLGLWAIMLGVALLTGLLSSVYPALYLSGFNPIQVLKGKMQISFGEVWLRKALVVFQFAVSAVLIVFVTVIFLQMEFIQTKNLGYDRDNVIAIQREGALENDVETFLAEVKALPGVQHASNSSSKLIESSNFTWGIDWPGRQPDEQLQINPFIVSYGYLETFDINLVRGRSFDQTHGNEYNKVILNEAAVASMGLENPLGTVLTIWNEDVEVVGVAEDFHFQSMYKDIAPCFFKLFPEGNNYGAEINIKISAGAEVATLAQIEKLYTIHNPGYPFAFSFVDDEYQAIYESEARTSVLSRLFAALAILISCLGLFGLAAFTAERRTKEIGIRKVLGASAWGIVGLLSKDFTRMILIAILVALPVSYFIVAHWLEAFMYSIELQWWIFAGAALITLGTAWVTVGFQTFRASTINPVTCLQYE; from the coding sequence ATGTTCAAACACAATCTTCTCATTGCCTACAGAAGCTTTATTCGCAACAAAGGTTCGTTTCTGATCAACATCCTTGGATTGACCACTGGATTGGCTTGTGCGCTTTTTATTGGCCTCTGGGTGCAAAATGAACTGGAAATCGACAGCTATCACGAAAAAAAGGACCGCTTGTACCAGGTCATGCAGCAGATTCCGATGGTAGATGGGGTGATGGTGGCTGACTGGACGCCCGGACCACTTGCACAGGCGCTCATGGACGAATTGCCTGAAGTTGAACGCGCAATTTCTGCTAAAATGGCCCCGGATGTTTTTGATGGCATTATCTCTTTCGACGAATCTTTTATCAAAGCCCGCCCACAATATGCAGATCAGGGTTTTTTTGACCTGTTTTCCTATCCCCTTTTACATGGGGATAAACAGCAAGTGCTTGGCAGTCCGTATGACGTTGTTATCTCTGCTGATCTGGCGGAAAAACTGTTCGGTACAACATCCCGGGCAATGGGGCAAACGGTAAAGTGGGAGAAGAAAATCGGCGAAATCATCGATTTTAGTAGAGATTTTACTGTAACGGGAGTCTTTGATAATGAGCCGGCGCGCACTTCTACCAACTTCGACCTGCTCTTTAGTTTTGATTTTTACCTCGAAAAAAGCCCACAGACGGCGGAGTGGTTTAACGATCAGGCGAGTACGTATGTCCTTTTAAAGCCCGGCATGAATACCTCGGAACTGGATGAAAAGATTACGTCGCTTGTTGGTGCGCGGCGGAATGCCAAACACGGTTTCTTCTTGCAGTCATACGCTTCCCGGTACCTCTATAACAACTACGACAAGGGTGCTGTAGCTGGTGGTCGCATTGAATACCTCTGGCTCTTTTCGATCATCGCTGTGCTTATGCTGATGATTGCCGGCGTCAACTTTATGAACCTCGCAACTGCGAAAGCCAGCATTCGGGTAAAAGAAATTGGCACTAAAAAGACGATAGGGGCAACGCGTGGGCAGCTCATGGGTCAATTTGTCCAGGAATCTATGCTGATCGCGCTTCTGGCTTTTGGTTGTGCCATTCTGGTTGTATACCTGTTGTTGCCCCAGTTCAATATGATAACCGGAAAAGCCCTCACGTTAGATACCAGCTTGGGGTTGTGGGCCATTATGCTGGGTGTGGCGCTACTTACAGGCTTGCTCTCAAGCGTTTATCCTGCCCTCTACCTTTCGGGCTTCAACCCCATCCAGGTATTAAAAGGTAAGATGCAGATCTCTTTTGGTGAGGTGTGGTTGCGTAAAGCCCTGGTCGTTTTTCAATTTGCTGTTTCAGCTGTGTTGATTGTCTTTGTGACCGTCATTTTTCTGCAGATGGAGTTTATTCAAACCAAAAATCTCGGGTACGACAGGGACAATGTGATTGCTATTCAACGGGAAGGTGCGCTTGAAAATGATGTGGAAACGTTTCTTGCTGAGGTTAAAGCGCTCCCCGGGGTACAACACGCCTCGAACAGCAGCAGCAAACTTATTGAATCCAGTAATTTTACCTGGGGCATCGACTGGCCCGGCCGGCAACCCGATGAACAGCTGCAAATCAACCCGTTTATTGTAAGCTACGGGTACCTCGAAACGTTTGATATCAACCTGGTCAGGGGCCGCTCGTTTGATCAAACGCATGGCAACGAATACAACAAAGTGATCCTGAATGAAGCAGCTGTAGCAAGCATGGGCCTCGAAAACCCGCTGGGAACTGTACTTACCATATGGAATGAAGACGTAGAAGTTGTCGGCGTTGCGGAAGACTTTCATTTCCAGTCGATGTATAAAGACATTGCGCCCTGTTTCTTCAAACTATTCCCGGAGGGCAACAACTATGGGGCAGAGATCAATATAAAAATCAGCGCCGGCGCAGAAGTGGCGACACTCGCCCAGATTGAGAAACTGTACACCATTCATAATCCTGGTTACCCGTTTGCCTTTAGCTTTGTGGATGATGAGTACCAGGCCATTTATGAATCAGAAGCCCGTACCTCGGTATTGTCCCGGTTGTTTGCTGCCCTGGCAATCCTTATTTCCTGCCTCGGCCTCTTCGGGCTTGCGGCCTTTACGGCTGAACGCAGAACCAAAGAAATTGGGATCCGCAAAGTGCTCGGCGCCAGTGCGTGGGGGATTGTCGGGCTGTTGTCGAAAGACTTTACACGGATGATTCTCATCGCCATTCTGGTTGCGCTCCCTGTGAGCTACTTCATTGTAGCGCACTGGCTCGAAGCGTTTATGTACAGCATTGAGCTGCAGTGGTGGATATTTGCCGGCGCAGCCCTGATCACCCTGGGCACAGCGTGGGTTACCGTGGGTTTTCAGACGTTCAGGGCATCAACAATCAACCCCGTCACGTGTTTGCAATACGAGTAA
- a CDS encoding DUF2652 domain-containing protein, translating to MTQLIQSPKPTFLFIPDISGFTTFVNSTEISHSQHIIAELLEILIDKNILGLEVSEVEGDAVLFYREGDAPSSAEMLQQVKDMYTAFHLHLKKYENRRICQCGACSTTNNLTLKFVAHFGETAKNQIKAFTKLFGKDVIVAHRLLKNDVAKQEYLLVTDALEVDQQTAEEVADASFDMAEAAYDFGPIRYASLDLQNIRHAMPEPVPDDFGLPGVTTRVMTSEAIINAPLAMVFDVVSDLSFRHHWQEGLSGSDDLNHAVAQQGSTHRCVIKGDATDPFFVSHGFEKKGDTITFSDTNHKDGIGNVFSLQQLDENKTRIRSDLFFKRNPVKQLFFNLVYKKRLLAGSDLSWKNLDAYCGELLAAGEEHSSRIILKSSAPADEVVFGKPAPDSGAASRSHSYTRADLENKRQHSFCGCPVGSVFGKTLQ from the coding sequence ATGACCCAATTGATACAATCGCCAAAACCGACCTTTCTCTTCATTCCGGATATCAGCGGCTTTACCACGTTTGTTAACTCAACCGAGATTAGTCACAGCCAGCACATCATTGCTGAGTTGCTGGAAATCCTGATTGACAAAAATATACTCGGCCTTGAAGTATCCGAGGTTGAGGGAGATGCGGTCCTTTTTTATCGTGAGGGTGATGCCCCTTCATCTGCTGAAATGTTGCAACAGGTGAAAGACATGTACACAGCTTTTCATCTACACTTGAAAAAATACGAGAATCGACGTATCTGCCAGTGTGGTGCCTGTAGTACAACCAACAATCTGACCCTCAAATTTGTCGCACACTTTGGCGAAACAGCCAAGAATCAGATCAAAGCATTTACCAAGCTGTTTGGTAAAGATGTTATTGTTGCCCACAGGTTGCTTAAGAATGATGTGGCGAAACAAGAATACCTGCTTGTTACAGATGCGCTAGAGGTAGATCAGCAGACAGCTGAAGAAGTTGCAGATGCATCGTTTGATATGGCAGAAGCCGCGTATGATTTTGGTCCTATCCGGTATGCCAGTCTGGATTTGCAAAACATCCGGCATGCCATGCCTGAACCGGTCCCGGATGATTTTGGATTGCCCGGTGTCACAACAAGAGTTATGACATCGGAAGCTATCATCAATGCGCCACTTGCAATGGTGTTTGATGTAGTGTCAGACCTGAGTTTCCGGCATCACTGGCAGGAAGGCCTTTCCGGGAGTGACGATCTCAATCACGCTGTAGCACAACAAGGCTCGACTCATCGGTGCGTGATTAAGGGGGATGCAACTGATCCGTTTTTTGTCTCACATGGATTTGAGAAAAAAGGGGACACGATCACGTTCTCCGATACCAATCATAAAGATGGGATCGGCAATGTGTTTTCGCTCCAGCAGTTAGACGAAAACAAAACACGTATACGATCAGACCTGTTTTTTAAACGAAATCCAGTCAAACAGCTGTTTTTTAACCTCGTATACAAAAAACGATTGCTAGCAGGTAGTGACCTGTCCTGGAAAAATCTTGATGCGTATTGTGGCGAGTTGTTGGCAGCCGGTGAAGAACATTCATCACGCATTATCCTGAAGTCATCAGCGCCGGCAGACGAAGTAGTGTTTGGGAAGCCAGCTCCAGATTCAGGTGCTGCATCGCGGTCTCACAGCTATACCAGGGCTGATTTAGAAAATAAACGGCAGCATTCGTTTTGTGGATGTCCGGTAGGCAGCGTATTCGGGAAAACGCTCCAGTAG
- a CDS encoding DUF2911 domain-containing protein produces MHLASSSRIVIFLMIALVSGSCTNAPEQGSYITYLGQDTLAAEQFTVTGNRVEAKVMLRTPSTTLRHYTMELDEAGIMRRLEATVRDPASPEAPPLSKDLLLATSSGFERTSSADGEETRRSIETTPDALPFLDMIHWPFELMLKRAYAADSTTITQNLIAGRRAMPFELVRLSADSMTVRHPSRGIMGVSVDNAGRLQTLDAGATTRKVRVYRKDNIDVDALAAHFASRDAAGAAFGPLSGRGNHEASVLGATISVDYGQPVKRGRQIFGNLVQWDKLWRTGANRATHFETDKTLQFDTVTVPPGTYTLFTIPQPTGGTLIINKQTGQGGTTYNEDQDLGRVAMTRVALETPVEVFTITTTANGQEGVLQLSWDQTAFTVPFSVKQ; encoded by the coding sequence ATGCATCTTGCTTCTTCCTCTCGGATTGTAATCTTTCTGATGATTGCACTTGTCTCGGGGTCATGCACCAATGCTCCTGAACAGGGTTCGTATATTACCTACCTGGGACAAGATACACTTGCTGCAGAACAGTTTACTGTGACAGGTAACCGTGTAGAAGCAAAGGTAATGCTCCGCACGCCGAGCACCACACTTCGGCACTATACAATGGAGCTTGATGAAGCTGGCATAATGCGACGCTTGGAGGCCACGGTACGGGATCCTGCTTCTCCGGAAGCTCCACCACTTAGTAAGGATCTCTTACTGGCCACTTCTTCCGGATTTGAGCGCACGTCTAGCGCAGACGGAGAAGAAACCCGCCGATCTATTGAGACCACACCCGACGCCCTGCCTTTCCTGGACATGATCCACTGGCCGTTTGAACTGATGCTCAAACGCGCCTATGCAGCTGACAGTACAACAATAACACAAAACTTGATTGCCGGCCGCCGGGCCATGCCGTTTGAGCTAGTGCGCCTCTCTGCAGACTCCATGACCGTCAGACATCCGTCTCGGGGCATCATGGGTGTCTCTGTAGACAATGCTGGTCGCCTGCAAACCCTTGATGCTGGGGCTACTACGCGTAAAGTGCGCGTCTACCGTAAAGACAACATTGACGTCGATGCCCTCGCTGCGCATTTTGCCAGCCGAGATGCCGCCGGCGCAGCCTTTGGCCCGCTTTCCGGCCGTGGCAACCACGAAGCCTCTGTTTTGGGCGCAACCATTAGCGTTGACTACGGACAACCTGTTAAACGTGGCCGGCAGATTTTTGGCAACCTTGTCCAATGGGACAAACTATGGCGTACCGGTGCAAACCGTGCTACGCACTTCGAAACTGATAAAACCCTGCAGTTCGATACCGTAACGGTGCCTCCCGGCACATATACCCTCTTTACGATCCCGCAACCTACTGGTGGTACCCTGATCATCAATAAGCAAACGGGACAAGGCGGCACAACCTACAACGAAGACCAGGACCTCGGTCGCGTTGCCATGACGCGTGTTGCACTTGAAACACCTGTTGAAGTGTTTACAATCACAACAACAGCCAACGGTCAAGAAGGTGTACTTCAACTCAGTTGGGATCAAACCGCATTTACGGTGCCCTTTTCTGTAAAGCAATAA
- a CDS encoding isoprenylcysteine carboxylmethyltransferase family protein has protein sequence MNRSGYLHVLLQFVGAGITCLAAATAQTPWGPLPLIIIALGAVIGLYTITHNRIGNFNVAPPLKTHAQLITSGPYKWVRHPMYLSVIVVLVGLSLHAGTIPAWVGALVSSHAMYQKTVIEEQLLLERFPEYAAYRTSTKRMLPFIF, from the coding sequence ATGAATCGTTCTGGTTACTTGCATGTGCTTCTGCAGTTTGTCGGCGCCGGCATAACCTGCCTGGCAGCCGCCACAGCACAAACGCCCTGGGGCCCCCTCCCCCTCATTATTATTGCCCTCGGCGCGGTCATCGGATTGTATACCATCACCCACAATCGGATTGGTAATTTCAACGTTGCGCCCCCTCTAAAAACCCATGCCCAACTAATCACAAGCGGACCCTACAAGTGGGTACGCCATCCGATGTACCTGAGCGTCATTGTCGTACTGGTTGGTCTCAGCTTGCACGCTGGCACCATCCCGGCCTGGGTTGGTGCGCTGGTGTCATCCCATGCCATGTATCAGAAAACAGTTATAGAAGAACAGCTGCTACTGGAGCGTTTTCCCGAATACGCTGCCTACCGGACATCCACAAAACGAATGCTGCCGTTTATTTTCTAA